In Comamonas sp. lk, the following proteins share a genomic window:
- a CDS encoding YchJ family metal-binding protein, with protein sequence MSDKSQTAACPCGNTTAKGKALAYAACCGRYLDHWDSQPAPDAQALMRSRYTAFVRENAAYLQASWHASQRPQSLEFDPASKWLGLEVKDFQATGESTAEVEFVARYRHAGRAVRLHERSRFVREEGRWYYVDGEQF encoded by the coding sequence TGAGCGACAAGAGTCAGACCGCCGCCTGCCCCTGCGGAAACACGACAGCCAAGGGCAAGGCGCTGGCCTATGCCGCATGCTGTGGCCGCTATCTGGACCACTGGGACAGCCAGCCCGCCCCAGATGCCCAGGCGCTGATGCGCTCGCGCTACACGGCTTTTGTGCGTGAGAACGCCGCCTATCTGCAAGCCAGCTGGCATGCCAGCCAGCGACCCCAGAGTCTGGAGTTTGATCCGGCCAGCAAATGGCTGGGCCTGGAGGTCAAGGACTTCCAAGCCACGGGCGAGAGCACGGCCGAGGTAGAGTTTGTCGCCCGCTACCGGCATGCGGGCCGCGCCGTGCGTCTGCATGAGCGCAGCCGTTTTGTGCGCGAAGAGGGGCGCTGGTATTACGTGGATGGCGAGCAGTTCTGA